CTGACTTATATTCCCGATAACCTTCTCTTGTAGTTGTACGATATTGTAACTCCTGACCATTTGGACAAACATACAAATCTCTATCTTTGTCATATGTAAACTTCCATTTAGGAAATAACCCTTTTGTTGATTGATATCTTCTGTGAGCGATAACTCCAAAAATATTGCGTTCATTAAGTCCTTTACAAATCGGATTTGTCAGGTAACCCGAATCAAGTGCCACAGCTTCTACTTTAAATCCAAAACGTTCGACCTGACGGTCTAACCGTGAAAGATAGGGGACAGAATCGTGAACATTTCCTGGTGTAACATACGCATCAGTTATGATGTTGAACTTCATGTCGGTAGTTCGATGATCAAGATAACAGAACATCTCCTGTTTATTCTCTCGTGACATAAACCCGCATTCAGGATCAGTTGTGCTCAGTCGTATTTCCTTTTTCTCGGTCACCTCCTCCTTTTCCTTTAAAGGCTTTTTTCCATGATCTCTCCTGTCTTCCTCAATAGCTTTGTTTAAATCTTCTACATATTCACGTGTTTCAACTTCCACTTCAACTCTAGAGAATTTATGTTTGTTTGCATTCGCTTTAAGGTGTGTGGAATCGGAAAATAAAACTCTTCCTCCAACCATCTTGTGGTTAATTGCTTTGAAGACAATCTCATCAAAAATTTCCTGAAATATATTTGTATCTTTAAAACGGGTTCGCCGATTCCAACTAATGGTGGAATGATGGGGAACTGTATCGTTTAGCTTTAATCCTAAGAACCATCGATAGGCCACATTCGTCTGAATTTCACGCTCTAATTGTCGTTCAGAACGAATGCCATAAAAATATCCGATAAACATCATCTTAAAGAGCTGTATAGGGTCCGAAGGACGCCCGTTATTTTCTGAATAAAAAGGACGGACCTTCTCACCAATAAAAGAAAAATCAATATACTTGTCCACCTTCCTTAATAGGTGATCTTGCGGTACTAAATCATCAATAAAAACAAATTCAGCTTCGTTTTGTATTTCTCTTTTTGGCTTATACATTCTATCCACCGTCCTGTTATTTATATGTATATTATAGCATATTAATGCGGTGAATCATTAAAGTAATTACAAAAAATAATAGCTGTCGAGATTTTCTCGACAGCCTGGAAACAGCATAGTTGCTGTTTTCTTTTTTTATGGGTAAGAATAGGGCTAATGTTCTACCAAAGATTGTTCCCGAACACCGTGACTGGGCAGGATGAACTGATTTCTTGATTTTTATTGACAATGATAATCATTTTCAATTAAGATTTTCATGTAATCTAAATGTTCTGACAGGCAGGAGCTGATTGATATAAAGAGAGAAGAAGATTTTGAAGCAATTTTGCAAGACAGGGAATATCATAAATTCATCTCATTCAGACATGTGACTGGAAAAGATATAGATATCCTGCATACTTGGATGCAGCTTCCGCACATTGCCCCTTTTTGGAAGCTTAACGTGAGCAGAGATAGATTTGCCGCCTATTTGGACCGGACGCTTAACGCAGAAAATAAACGGGTTTTTCTCGTTTATGTAGATGATCTCCCTGTGGCCTACCTGATGGCGTACAGCATTTTTCAAGATCCCGTAAAAGACTATTACGAAGCAAAAAGTGGTGATCTTGGCATGCATCTGCTTATCGGACCGAGAGAATTCTTAAATAAAGACGATGGGCTTATGCTCATAAGAGCCATGACGGCCTTTCTTATGAAAAAATATGAGTGCGGACGCATCATAGGTGAGCCTGATGTAAGAAATCGAATTGTCATTCCGATTTTAAAGAGAATTGGCGGAGAAAGATTTGGCACCATTACGATGCCCCATAAGAAAGCAGCTTTAATGATAGGTGACAGAAATCGTTTTTACCGCTATTTATTGACGAAAGATGTTGAATTTAGGAAAGAGCCTAAACTGGAAGACAACACTTTTTGGAAAGCAGGAGCGCCATGTGAAAAGGAACCATCCAATTGATCAGGATCTATCAGATTTGCTTGGGCGCATCAGTGAAAAAATGATGGAACTTAAGCATCCGCCATTGGAGGAACTGACGCCTGAACAGTCGCGATTTTTTTATAAAGAAGCAAGAACATTTTTCAAGCCGTTTGAGTCAGACGGCATTCAAACACATAATGTCAATGTTGGTGAAGGGAATATCCCTGTCAGGATTTATCAGCCGGCAGGAGCCGAAGAACTGCCGGTTTTTCTATTTATGCATGGAGGGGGATGGGTCTTTGGAGATTTAGACAGTGCGGACTCATTATGCACGTATTTTGCAAAGAATGCGGAGTGCCTTGTGATTTCAGTAGGTTACAGGCTTGCTCCTGAACATCCGTTTCCGGCTGCACTGCAGGATGTCATGGTTGTGGCACAATGGGCGCTTCAAAATGTTTGGCACTGGAACGGAAATCCTGCTCAGATGGCGATTGGAGGCGAATCGTCTGGAGCGAATCTTGCAGCAGCGGCAGTCCTCTGGATGAAGGAACTTGGAAGCTGTCCTTTTCATCTTCAAGTCCTTATTACTCCTGTACTTCGTCATCAGTTTGAAACGGATTCCTATCAATCTGGGTATGCATTTAATTTGACGAAAGAAAAAATGGAGTGGTTTTGGAACCATTACGTAACCGATGCGAGACAGGGAAGCCATCCATTTGCTTCTCCTCTGAATGCCAAAAGTCATAAAGATGTGCCGCCATTGCTTTTGGTAACGGCAGAATATGATCCGTTAAGAGATGAAGGATTCCAGTATGCGGAAAAACTTAAAAACGAAGGGGTTCATGTGAAACATCTGCATTTCAGGCAGCTCGTTCACAGTTTTCCTAATATGATCGGCCAGGTCAAAAGTGCAGATTCAGCCATGATGGAACTGGCCGGAACTTTAAAAACGAAGCTAAGAGAACGTTTTTTATTTTTAATTGAGAATGAGAATTATTTTCAAAAAGAAAGGTGATTATATTTGCTGACAAATGAATTCTACCTAAACAGTCAAAACAAACGGGAATCGAATGCAAGATCCTATCCGCGCAGAATTCCGATTGCCATCAGTGAAGCAGAAGGGATTTATGTAAAAGACGTAGAGAACAAAACGTACATAGACTGTCTAGCAGGAGCAGGCACACTTGCACTTGGCCATAACCATCCTGTTGTGGTTGAGGCAATTGAAAAGGTAATCAGAGGGAAACGCCCGCTTCACACGCTTGATCTTACGACGCCAATGAAAGAGGAGTTTGTGGAAGAATTGTTTGCTGCACTGCCGGCCTCATTTGCAGAAAATGCGAAGATTCAATTTTGCGGCCCATCTGGTTCAGATGCGATTGAAGCAGCAATGAAGCTGGTGAAAACGGCAACTGGAAGGGGCGGAATGCTCTCGTTTCAAGGCGGATACCACGGAATGACCAATGGATCCCTCAGCCTCATGGGGAATCTTGGTCCGAAGACGAAAATTCCGAATCTGATGTCTGAAGTTCACTTTCTTCCATATCCATATGCATACCGCTGTCCGTTTGGCATTGGGGGAGAAGAAGGAGCAGCAGTTGGATCGACATTCATTGAACGGACCTTGAATGATCCGGAATCAGGGATTGTAAAGCCTGCGGGAATGGTCATGGAAGTTGTTCAGGGTGAGGGAGGCGCCATACCTGCACCAGATGAATGGGTGAAGCAAGTCCGCCGGATTACTTCTGAACAGCAGATTCCACTTATTGTGGATGAAGTGCAGACAGGATTCGGGCGTACGGGAAAAATGTTTGCATTTGAGCATGCGGGCATTACTCCTGATGTGGTTGTTTTATCAAAAGCAATTGGCGGTACTCTTCCTCTTGCGGTCGTTGTCTATCACAAAGATTTAGACCAGTGGGAGCCTGGCGCTCATTCAGGAACCTTCCGCGGTAATCAGCTTGCCATTGCTGCAGGTACCGCAACAATGAAGTTTATTAAGCGGGAAAAACTTGACGAGCAGGCAGCTCTGCTTGGAGACTTCCTCATGCTGCGCTTAAAGGAAATGAAACAAGATGTCCAATCCATTGGTGACGTCCGAGGTTTAGGTCTTATGGTTGGGGCCGAAATCGTTGACAAAACTGCTCCTGCAGATGCTCTCGGAAGTTATCCTGCAAATCCGCAGCTGGCTAAGAAAATTCAGCAGGAATGCTTTAAACGAGGACTGATCCTGGAGCTTGGCGGCCGCCACGGAAGTACGGTCAGATTCCTGCCTCCGCTGATTATCACAAAAGACCAGCTTGAAACGGTGTGCGACCTGTTTTTCGAAGCGGCTATGGCAGCGGAAAAAGCGTTTATGCCAAGTTTCGTATAGGAGGGAAAGAAATGACAGCCAGTGTAAAAACAAAAATCGACGCTTTTTTTCTAACAAATTCACAAGGCAGCATGGAAAGCTATCAACATGTGATGACCCAAGCGATGGAAACGCTGAAATCAGCCGTTCTTGCAAATGCTCCATTCAGCGGTGCTTCTCCTCAGCTTGTTAAGGAAGGACTTGAAGCTCAATTTCCCGAGTTCCTCCCTGAAGCTGCCGGCAGTCCCAAGGAGGTTTTTGACAAGCTTTCATCTGCGGTTGTTGACCATGCCATCTCTGTCCATCATCCGTTATGTGCAGCACATCTACACTGTCCGCCGATGCTGCCTGGTTTAGCAGCTGAAGTGCTGATTTCAGGATTGAATCTTTCAATGGACTCCTGGGACCAAAGCGGCGCAGCAACCATGGTGGAGCAGATGGTCATGGATGGGCTTTGCACCCTTTTCGGTCTTTATGAAGGTGACGGGGTCATGACGAGTGGAGGAACACAATCTAATTTGATGGGGCTTCTTCTTGCAAGAGAGCGTGCAGCTATAAAGCTTTGGAACTGGGATATTAAGAAGCAGGGTCTCCCTGTAAAACACCACCTTCTTAAAATTCTCTGCTCGGATGCAGCCCATTTTTCCGTACAGCAGGCAGCCTCTGTTTTAGGGCTTGGAGAAGAAGCTGTCATTCCTGTAAAAACAGATGCTGCCCACAGGATGTGCATGAACGATTTAGAAAAAAAGCTGAAGCAGCTTAAAAAAGAAGGAAAGATTCCTTTTGCTCTAATCGCCACAGCAGGCACAACTGATTTTGGAGCCATAGATCCCCTGGAAAAAATGAGTCAGGCCGCTAAGCAATACGATCTTTGGTTCCATGTGGATGCGGCGTATGGGGGAGGCCTCATGATGTCAGATCAGCACAAACACAAACTGAAAGGCATTGATAAGGCGGACTCCATCACCGTTGATTTTCACAAAATGTTTTACCAGCCAATCAGCTGTGGGGCGTTCCTGGTAAAAGACCGCAGCTCGTTTTCCTATATGAAGCGGCACGCAGATTACCTTAACCCAGAGGAAGATGATGAAGAAGAGGTACCGAATCTTGTAGGAAAATCCCTGCAGACAACAAGAAGATTTGATGCGTTAAAACCCTTCCTATCCTTTCAGCTGATAAGCAGGAGCGACTGGTCAGAAATCATCCGCCGTACCCTTTCCCTTGCAAAGGACGCATATAAAATGCTTGAACATGACAGTTCATTTACGGTTATGCATAAACCTGAGCTGAGCACGGTTGTTTTCAGGTATACAGGGGACGGTATGCTTACAGAGGATGCCATCAATCTTCTAAACTACCGGATTCGGGACAGGCTGCTTGCAAATGGAGAAGCCGTCATTGCCCGTACAAAGGTAAAAGGGCATGCTTGCCTGAAATTTACTCTATTAAATCCTCTCGCAGAAGCAGAGGATCTGTCAAAACTGATCCAGAGAATAAAAGAAATCGGACAAAATGAATGGAGGAGGCTTCAGAATGAACAGGGAAGAAGCTAGAAAACGTGCAGAGTATGCTACGCTGCAAAGCTATTTAAATTGTTATATCCGTGAGACGGGAAAAGGCTCTTTAACAGAGGATGTTCCACCAGAGCTTAAACATGCCCATTCAGGCAAATGGATGAAGCTTTCGCTTAAAAATAAATCTGCTTTATACATACCTTTAGCTTATTATTCAGAAACAGGACGCCACTTAGTTGGACCAGTAGTTTATATGGGTTCTGAAAAACTGAATTTCATGGACTGCATTGATGTGACGTTAATAGACTTGAATGCTGGCAAGCCGGATGAAAAAAAGAATGAGCTGCTTAACCGCATTTCCCAGAGCTGTACGCTGATGGCAGCATTTATTGAAGAACGTTCAGGCGAAGAAGACGAACTGTATGGCACAGACTTTGATTTCCTTGCAGCAGAGCAGTCGCTTTTATTTGGACACCTGTTTCATCCTGCACCAAAAAGCAGGGAAGGGATGAATGAAGAGGAAATCAGATCCTATTCACCTGAATTAAAAGGCTCCTTTCCGCTGCATTATTTCAGAGCTCCTGCTGACCTTGTTTATTCTAAATCCCTGCTTCCGCATTCAGCCATTCAGCAGATTAAGCAAATGGTCCTTGATGATCCGGAAATAACAAATGACTTCAAAAACAAGTATGCAAAAGAGGACGGGCACGCGCTGCTTCCGCTGCATCCGTGGCAGGCAAAATATGTCCTTCAAGATCATGAGATTAAGAGTCTTGCAGAAGCGGGAGCTATTGAAGACCTTGGACAGCAAGGACGTTCTTACTTTGCCACCTCCTCACTGAGAACAGTATTTCATCCTGATGTGCCGTTTATGCTGAAGTTTTCATTGAACATAAAAATTACGAATTCTGTACGGGCTAATTTAATGAAGGAACTAGAACGCGGCGCAGAGGTAAAAGAACTGATGGAGGCCGGCCTCGGGAAGGAAATTTCAGATGAGTTTCCGCAGTTCAGGTTTGTTCACGATCCGGCATTTCTCACCTTGAAGCTGGAGGACAGGAAAGAATCCGGGTTCGAAGTCATCCTTCGAGATAACCCGTTTTATCAGGAAAATGCGGATCAAACAACGGCCATCGTCTCTTTATGCCAAGATGGACTGAAAAGAGGAACATCAAGACTTTCAAGCATAATCCGCGGCATAGCAGATAAAGAAAACCGCACCACAAGCGAAATCAGTTCGGACTGGCTAAAGCGTTACTTGGAGATTTCCCTAAAACCGATTCTCTGGCTTTATTATGAGAAGGGGATCGCACTCGAGGCTCATCAGCAAAACAGCATTGTTCAGTTGAATGACGGATATCCTGAGCGATTCTTTTACCGTGATAATCAAGGATTTTACTTCTGTGAATCAAAGAAGAGCGTACTTGAGTCATTTCTTCCTGAAGCGGGACAGAGAAGCGAAACCTTCTGTTCAGATACAGTAGCAGATGAGCGTCTGCGCTACTATTTCTTTTTCAATCATTTGTTCGGTATTGTGAATGCTTTCGGGACGGCAGGACTGGCAGACGAACGCATGCTGCTTAAGATCATCCAGGAAGAAATGGAAGCTTATTCTGTTCCAGATGGACATCCTTCTCAGCTTATAAAAAGCTTCCTGGAACGCGAGAAACTACCTTGCAAGGCCAATCTCATGACACGATTCCACGACTTAGATGAGCTTGTAGGTCCCCTTGAAACTCAGTCTGTGTATGTGGATGTTCCAAATCCACTGTTAAAAAAGGAGGCCGTCGCTTCATTATGATTCAACAAGAAACAAACAAAGTGATTACGTTCCGCAAGGTTGATTTTGAGAAGGATGCGGTCTTACTTCATCAGTGGCACCATGAGCCGCACGTCATTCCTTTTTGGCACCAGAACTTTCCCTTCAGCCAGTATGCAAAGCATTTAAAGGGTTTACTTTCGGACAATCATCAAACCTTATGGATCGGCATGATAAACGGGGAAGAGATGAGCTACTGGGAAACATATTGGGCAAAAGACGATATCATCGGCCGCTATTATGGTGCAGAACCATTTGATCAGGGAGTTCATTTGCTCATTGGAGACCCCTCTTATTTAGGAAAAGGTTTGGCAGAGCCTATGCTTCAGAGCATCATGAAGCAGATGTTTTCTGACAGCAGGACAGC
This genomic stretch from Neobacillus niacini harbors:
- a CDS encoding aspartate aminotransferase family protein, with the protein product MLTNEFYLNSQNKRESNARSYPRRIPIAISEAEGIYVKDVENKTYIDCLAGAGTLALGHNHPVVVEAIEKVIRGKRPLHTLDLTTPMKEEFVEELFAALPASFAENAKIQFCGPSGSDAIEAAMKLVKTATGRGGMLSFQGGYHGMTNGSLSLMGNLGPKTKIPNLMSEVHFLPYPYAYRCPFGIGGEEGAAVGSTFIERTLNDPESGIVKPAGMVMEVVQGEGGAIPAPDEWVKQVRRITSEQQIPLIVDEVQTGFGRTGKMFAFEHAGITPDVVVLSKAIGGTLPLAVVVYHKDLDQWEPGAHSGTFRGNQLAIAAGTATMKFIKREKLDEQAALLGDFLMLRLKEMKQDVQSIGDVRGLGLMVGAEIVDKTAPADALGSYPANPQLAKKIQQECFKRGLILELGGRHGSTVRFLPPLIITKDQLETVCDLFFEAAMAAEKAFMPSFV
- a CDS encoding IucA/IucC family protein translates to MNREEARKRAEYATLQSYLNCYIRETGKGSLTEDVPPELKHAHSGKWMKLSLKNKSALYIPLAYYSETGRHLVGPVVYMGSEKLNFMDCIDVTLIDLNAGKPDEKKNELLNRISQSCTLMAAFIEERSGEEDELYGTDFDFLAAEQSLLFGHLFHPAPKSREGMNEEEIRSYSPELKGSFPLHYFRAPADLVYSKSLLPHSAIQQIKQMVLDDPEITNDFKNKYAKEDGHALLPLHPWQAKYVLQDHEIKSLAEAGAIEDLGQQGRSYFATSSLRTVFHPDVPFMLKFSLNIKITNSVRANLMKELERGAEVKELMEAGLGKEISDEFPQFRFVHDPAFLTLKLEDRKESGFEVILRDNPFYQENADQTTAIVSLCQDGLKRGTSRLSSIIRGIADKENRTTSEISSDWLKRYLEISLKPILWLYYEKGIALEAHQQNSIVQLNDGYPERFFYRDNQGFYFCESKKSVLESFLPEAGQRSETFCSDTVADERLRYYFFFNHLFGIVNAFGTAGLADERMLLKIIQEEMEAYSVPDGHPSQLIKSFLEREKLPCKANLMTRFHDLDELVGPLETQSVYVDVPNPLLKKEAVASL
- a CDS encoding GNAT family N-acetyltransferase, with the translated sequence MTGKDIDILHTWMQLPHIAPFWKLNVSRDRFAAYLDRTLNAENKRVFLVYVDDLPVAYLMAYSIFQDPVKDYYEAKSGDLGMHLLIGPREFLNKDDGLMLIRAMTAFLMKKYECGRIIGEPDVRNRIVIPILKRIGGERFGTITMPHKKAALMIGDRNRFYRYLLTKDVEFRKEPKLEDNTFWKAGAPCEKEPSN
- a CDS encoding alpha/beta hydrolase: MKRNHPIDQDLSDLLGRISEKMMELKHPPLEELTPEQSRFFYKEARTFFKPFESDGIQTHNVNVGEGNIPVRIYQPAGAEELPVFLFMHGGGWVFGDLDSADSLCTYFAKNAECLVISVGYRLAPEHPFPAALQDVMVVAQWALQNVWHWNGNPAQMAIGGESSGANLAAAAVLWMKELGSCPFHLQVLITPVLRHQFETDSYQSGYAFNLTKEKMEWFWNHYVTDARQGSHPFASPLNAKSHKDVPPLLLVTAEYDPLRDEGFQYAEKLKNEGVHVKHLHFRQLVHSFPNMIGQVKSADSAMMELAGTLKTKLRERFLFLIENENYFQKER
- a CDS encoding IS1182 family transposase — encoded protein: MYKPKREIQNEAEFVFIDDLVPQDHLLRKVDKYIDFSFIGEKVRPFYSENNGRPSDPIQLFKMMFIGYFYGIRSERQLEREIQTNVAYRWFLGLKLNDTVPHHSTISWNRRTRFKDTNIFQEIFDEIVFKAINHKMVGGRVLFSDSTHLKANANKHKFSRVEVEVETREYVEDLNKAIEEDRRDHGKKPLKEKEEVTEKKEIRLSTTDPECGFMSRENKQEMFCYLDHRTTDMKFNIITDAYVTPGNVHDSVPYLSRLDRQVERFGFKVEAVALDSGYLTNPICKGLNERNIFGVIAHRRYQSTKGLFPKWKFTYDKDRDLYVCPNGQELQYRTTTREGYREYKSDPKKCTNCPLLPECTKSQNKTKVVTRHVWEEHKEKVRLNRLSKSGKILYKFRKEKVERSFADSKELHGLRYCRLRGLQNASEQVLLTAACQNMKKIATHLARFEKVCGDLQVHSPC
- a CDS encoding pyridoxal phosphate-dependent decarboxylase family protein, translated to MTASVKTKIDAFFLTNSQGSMESYQHVMTQAMETLKSAVLANAPFSGASPQLVKEGLEAQFPEFLPEAAGSPKEVFDKLSSAVVDHAISVHHPLCAAHLHCPPMLPGLAAEVLISGLNLSMDSWDQSGAATMVEQMVMDGLCTLFGLYEGDGVMTSGGTQSNLMGLLLARERAAIKLWNWDIKKQGLPVKHHLLKILCSDAAHFSVQQAASVLGLGEEAVIPVKTDAAHRMCMNDLEKKLKQLKKEGKIPFALIATAGTTDFGAIDPLEKMSQAAKQYDLWFHVDAAYGGGLMMSDQHKHKLKGIDKADSITVDFHKMFYQPISCGAFLVKDRSSFSYMKRHADYLNPEEDDEEEVPNLVGKSLQTTRRFDALKPFLSFQLISRSDWSEIIRRTLSLAKDAYKMLEHDSSFTVMHKPELSTVVFRYTGDGMLTEDAINLLNYRIRDRLLANGEAVIARTKVKGHACLKFTLLNPLAEAEDLSKLIQRIKEIGQNEWRRLQNEQGRS
- a CDS encoding GNAT family N-acetyltransferase — encoded protein: MIQQETNKVITFRKVDFEKDAVLLHQWHHEPHVIPFWHQNFPFSQYAKHLKGLLSDNHQTLWIGMINGEEMSYWETYWAKDDIIGRYYGAEPFDQGVHLLIGDPSYLGKGLAEPMLQSIMKQMFSDSRTARIVAEPDSRNAKMIHVFKKCGFVPQKELNLPDKQALFLICTREDFERRLTSGL